From a region of the Deltaproteobacteria bacterium genome:
- a CDS encoding TPM domain-containing protein codes for MRGSAGLLAGSGLLALLALSASLAAPAGAAVTVKDPGAYVVDTANLIDAATERRMENWLRELERKTTAQVKVLTVPTTDGEDFFGFVQRHAEAWKLGRRGKDNGALIALALKERRVRVHTGYGLEGILPDSWAGTASRRVAADFFRAGKYAEGLLALTVATANRVADAARVKLTGAPDYRIRGGRRVTGTGIGGSLVPLLLVLFFLGSLRRRRHLTSWGGRGAASGFLMGAVLGSLLGGGSRSWGATGGGLGGGFGGGFGGGFGGSFGGGGGFGGGGGGAGW; via the coding sequence ATGCGTGGTAGCGCCGGTCTCCTTGCCGGTTCGGGGCTGCTCGCATTGCTGGCCCTGTCGGCTTCACTCGCCGCGCCGGCCGGCGCGGCCGTCACGGTGAAGGATCCGGGCGCCTACGTCGTCGACACCGCCAACCTCATCGACGCCGCCACCGAACGCCGGATGGAGAACTGGCTGCGGGAGTTGGAACGGAAGACCACCGCGCAAGTCAAGGTCCTGACCGTGCCCACCACCGACGGAGAAGACTTCTTCGGCTTCGTGCAACGCCACGCGGAGGCGTGGAAGCTGGGCCGCAGGGGCAAGGACAACGGCGCACTCATCGCCCTGGCACTTAAGGAACGAAGGGTGCGGGTGCACACGGGCTACGGGCTCGAAGGGATACTGCCCGACTCCTGGGCGGGTACGGCTTCGCGCCGGGTGGCCGCGGATTTCTTCCGGGCGGGAAAATACGCCGAAGGGCTGCTGGCCCTCACGGTGGCCACGGCCAACCGGGTGGCGGACGCGGCGCGCGTGAAGCTCACCGGAGCGCCCGACTACCGGATCCGCGGCGGCCGGCGCGTCACCGGCACGGGCATCGGCGGCTCGCTGGTGCCGCTGCTGCTGGTGCTGTTCTTCCTGGGCTCGCTGCGGCGCCGGCGCCATCTCACGTCGTGGGGCGGGCGCGGCGCGGCCTCCGGCTTCCTCATGGGAGCCGTGCTGGGAAGCCTTCTCGGCGGCGGTTCCCGGTCCTGGGGTGCAACCGGCGGTGGTCTCGGAGGAGGCTTCGGCGGTGGTTTCGGGGGCGGGTTCGGCGGGTCGTTCGGGGGTGGGGGCGGTTTTGGCGGAGGCGGCGGGGGAGCCGGGTGGTGA
- a CDS encoding LemA family protein, translating into MNALKILLIALAVVVGMALLAGGCVLNGYNRAITLDEGVKNQWAQVENQLQRRFELIPNLVETVKGVAGQEEKIYLGVANARKAYFQASTVNQKAQAAVGFERALSRLLVLREQYPQLKSNQNFLKLQDQLEGTENRLAVERKRFNDAVTAVNTFVRKLPGRFYAGLAGVEKAEYFEVEDAARETPRVSF; encoded by the coding sequence TTGAACGCGTTGAAAATTCTGCTTATCGCTCTGGCCGTCGTGGTGGGCATGGCTTTGCTGGCGGGCGGCTGCGTCCTGAACGGCTACAACCGCGCCATCACCCTGGACGAGGGAGTCAAGAACCAGTGGGCGCAGGTGGAGAACCAGCTCCAGCGCCGCTTCGAGCTGATTCCCAACCTGGTGGAGACCGTCAAGGGCGTGGCCGGGCAGGAGGAGAAAATCTACCTGGGCGTGGCCAACGCGCGGAAAGCCTATTTCCAGGCCTCTACGGTCAACCAGAAAGCCCAGGCCGCCGTCGGCTTCGAACGCGCGCTCTCGCGGTTGCTCGTCTTGCGCGAGCAATACCCCCAACTCAAGTCCAACCAGAACTTCCTCAAGCTCCAGGACCAGCTCGAAGGCACCGAGAACCGCCTGGCGGTGGAACGAAAGCGTTTCAACGACGCCGTCACCGCAGTCAACACATTCGTGAGGAAGCTGCCCGGCCGCTTCTACGCCGGCCTCGCGGGAGTGGAGAAGGCCGAATACTTCGAAGTGGAGGACGCCGCCAGGGAAACGCCCCGGGTCAGCTTTTGA
- a CDS encoding aldehyde ferredoxin oxidoreductase family protein — protein sequence MTVHGFHGRLLHVDLDSGRHYWREIGAERLRAFVGGIGLGTSLLYDFAPPGVEPLAPENPLVFASAPLAGTGLTTTAKYAVVTKSPLTGFIADSLSSSFFALALKAVGVDALVVAGRAPEPVCLLVGDDGVELRDARHLWGKSAADTENAVRAELEGAAVRVAAVGPAGENLVRFATISNEGRHAGRGGVGAVMGSKNLKAVALCGGRHVEVADPEGVAAAAAALRRRSLGTHTAKYREVGTVANLAVFDRLGALPARNFRQPTFDAADALSGESLTETSFSRRNGCASCTIRCERLFKASSGGEQRMEYETLFALGPLCGLDDRDAVLEAARLCDAYGLDSISTGGTLAWAMECAERGLLPEAGGLRFGAAEAVLDAIPAIAERRGVGDLLAEGSRRAALALGGGSLDWAMQVKGLELPGYEPRSLKTMALGLAVSPRGACHNRSGAYEADFSGKVDRLDSAPPRGALVAASEDFAAALDSLIVCKFLRNCFQDFYAEAADLLAKVTGWDYSAAELRLAAERIHTLKRCFNEREGWRPEDDALPPRVLTESLTAGVAQGTRLTRDELREMIRDYYSAREWEEDGRVSEAKRRALGLSGCAS from the coding sequence ATGACGGTGCACGGGTTTCACGGCCGGCTCCTTCACGTGGACCTCGACTCGGGCCGCCACTATTGGCGTGAGATCGGGGCGGAGCGTTTGCGCGCCTTTGTCGGCGGCATCGGCCTGGGCACCAGCCTGCTCTACGACTTCGCGCCGCCGGGCGTGGAGCCCCTGGCGCCGGAGAACCCCCTCGTCTTCGCCAGTGCGCCGCTGGCGGGCACCGGGCTCACCACCACGGCCAAGTACGCGGTGGTGACGAAGTCGCCCTTGACCGGTTTCATCGCGGATTCGCTCTCGTCCAGCTTCTTCGCGCTGGCGCTCAAGGCGGTGGGCGTCGACGCGCTGGTGGTCGCCGGCCGGGCGCCGGAGCCCGTGTGCCTGCTCGTCGGGGACGACGGCGTGGAGTTGCGCGACGCGCGCCATCTCTGGGGCAAGAGCGCGGCGGATACGGAGAACGCGGTGCGCGCCGAGCTGGAGGGTGCCGCGGTACGGGTAGCGGCGGTGGGGCCGGCGGGGGAGAACCTCGTGCGTTTCGCCACCATCAGCAACGAGGGCCGGCACGCGGGCAGGGGCGGCGTGGGCGCGGTCATGGGTTCCAAGAACCTCAAAGCCGTCGCGCTGTGCGGCGGCAGGCATGTCGAGGTGGCGGACCCCGAAGGGGTGGCGGCCGCCGCCGCCGCGCTGCGCCGGCGGAGCCTGGGGACTCACACCGCCAAATACCGCGAGGTGGGCACGGTGGCCAACCTGGCGGTGTTCGACCGGCTCGGCGCGCTGCCCGCGCGCAACTTCCGGCAGCCCACCTTCGACGCCGCCGACGCGTTGAGCGGCGAGAGCCTGACCGAAACCAGCTTCAGCCGGCGCAACGGGTGCGCGTCCTGCACCATTCGCTGCGAGAGGCTGTTCAAGGCATCGTCGGGCGGCGAGCAGCGCATGGAGTACGAGACCCTGTTCGCCCTGGGGCCGCTATGCGGCCTCGATGACCGCGACGCCGTGCTGGAGGCCGCGCGCCTGTGCGACGCATACGGCCTCGACAGCATCAGCACCGGCGGCACTTTGGCATGGGCCATGGAGTGCGCGGAGCGGGGGCTCCTGCCGGAGGCCGGCGGCTTGCGCTTCGGCGCGGCGGAGGCGGTGCTGGACGCGATACCGGCCATCGCGGAGCGCCGGGGGGTGGGCGATCTTCTTGCAGAGGGTTCCCGGCGCGCCGCGCTCGCCCTGGGCGGCGGTTCGCTGGACTGGGCCATGCAAGTGAAGGGGCTGGAACTGCCGGGCTACGAGCCTCGGAGCCTCAAGACCATGGCCCTGGGGCTGGCGGTGAGTCCGCGCGGCGCGTGCCACAACCGCTCCGGTGCCTACGAGGCGGATTTCTCCGGCAAGGTGGACCGCCTCGACTCCGCGCCGCCCCGGGGTGCGCTGGTGGCGGCCTCGGAAGACTTCGCCGCGGCGCTGGACTCGCTCATCGTCTGCAAGTTCCTGCGCAACTGCTTCCAGGACTTCTACGCCGAGGCCGCGGACCTGCTGGCGAAGGTCACGGGCTGGGACTACAGCGCGGCCGAGCTGCGTCTGGCGGCGGAGCGCATTCACACCCTCAAGCGCTGTTTCAACGAGCGCGAGGGCTGGCGGCCCGAGGACGACGCGCTGCCGCCACGAGTGCTGACGGAATCCCTGACCGCGGGCGTGGCCCAGGGGACACGGCTCACCCGGGACGAGCTGCGAGAGATGATCCGGGACTATTACAGCGCCCGCGAATGGGAGGAGGATGGCCGCGTGTCCGAGGCCAAGCGTAGGGCGTTGGGACTGAGCGGGTGTGCCTCATGA
- the crcB gene encoding fluoride efflux transporter CrcB yields the protein MTYLWIALGSAIGGVGRYWCTSLVSERFGDAFPWGTLLVNVTGSFIIGVVAPLSGSLDHPWAPGPEARAFIMVGFCGGYTTFSAFSLQTLQLLRDGQWVPAAGNVVLSVAVCLIAVWLGYLAGTGLNHVRAS from the coding sequence ATGACCTACCTGTGGATCGCGCTCGGCAGCGCCATCGGCGGTGTTGGACGCTATTGGTGCACCAGCCTGGTTTCGGAGCGGTTCGGCGACGCATTCCCCTGGGGCACCTTGCTCGTCAACGTGACGGGTTCGTTCATCATCGGCGTGGTTGCACCGTTGAGCGGTTCCCTCGACCATCCATGGGCGCCCGGGCCCGAGGCTCGCGCGTTCATCATGGTGGGCTTCTGCGGCGGCTACACGACCTTCTCGGCGTTCAGCTTGCAGACGCTCCAGCTTCTGCGCGATGGCCAATGGGTGCCCGCGGCCGGCAACGTCGTTCTCTCCGTCGCGGTCTGCCTGATCGCCGTCTGGCTTGGCTACCTTGCCGGAACCGGTCTCAACCATGTTCGGGCAAGCTGA
- the fdhF gene encoding formate dehydrogenase subunit alpha yields MSEPVRFTLDGREVEAAPGETLWQAAERHGTVLPHLCYDPQPGYRPDGNCRACMVEVEGERVLAASCIRRPAPGMKVHTDSERARSARRMVMELLVADQPARETAHDAGSRLWQWAERMDVSESRFPARAAPAADASHPAMRVALDACIHCNLCVRACREVQVNDVIGMAHRGAGAKIVFDFDDPMGDSTCVACGECVQACPTGALMPASLVDADGVDKREDLAEVPSVCPYCGVGCQIDYRVKGNSIVAVRGRTGPSNRGRLCVKGRFGFDYVTHPHRLTAPLIRREDAPKDAAADIDPANPYTHFREASWEEALDAAAAGLRQVRDRDGGDALAAYGSAKGSNEEAYLVQKLVRTGFGTNNVDHCTRLCHASSVAALMEGIGSAAVTAPFTACEESDVVIVIGANPTENHPVAATYFKQAAKRGAELIVMDPRGQALRRHATRMLQFKPGTDVALLNALLNVIIGEGLYDRDYVAAHTEGFEELKRHVAEFTPEAMAEVCGIDAGTVRAVARLYAGAGAAIIFWGMGISQHIHGTDNARCLIALALVTGQVGRPGTGLHPLRGQNNVQGASDAGLIPMFFPDYRSVEQEAVRRRFEEVWNTALDPQRGLTVMEIVDAVHAGRIKGMYIMGENPAMSDPDVRHAREALAGLEHLVVQEIFLTETAFHADVVLPASAWPEKDGTVTNSNRQVQMGRAALEPPAGVRQDWWIIQEIARRMGLDWSYSGPADVFAEMKQVMPSLDHITWERVERESSVTYPCPAPDEPGLDVVFGDGFPTASGRGKLVPVDIIPPDEQPDESFPMILSTGRQLEHWHTGAITRRASVLDELEPEAVANLSPGELRRLGVSPGEFVRVSTRRGVIDIKARADSAVPDGCVFIPFCFAEAAVNLLTNPALDPYGKIPEYKFCAARVEPL; encoded by the coding sequence GTGAGCGAGCCCGTGCGTTTCACCCTCGACGGGCGCGAGGTGGAAGCCGCCCCGGGCGAGACCCTTTGGCAGGCGGCCGAGCGCCACGGCACGGTGCTGCCGCACCTGTGCTACGACCCGCAGCCCGGCTACCGGCCCGACGGCAACTGCCGCGCGTGCATGGTGGAGGTGGAGGGCGAGCGCGTGCTGGCGGCCTCGTGCATCCGCCGCCCGGCTCCGGGCATGAAGGTGCATACGGACAGCGAACGCGCCCGCAGCGCGCGGCGCATGGTCATGGAACTGCTGGTGGCGGACCAGCCCGCCAGGGAGACCGCCCATGACGCCGGCTCGCGCCTGTGGCAGTGGGCCGAGCGGATGGACGTGAGCGAAAGCCGCTTCCCGGCGCGCGCGGCGCCGGCCGCGGACGCGAGCCATCCGGCCATGCGCGTGGCCCTCGACGCCTGCATCCACTGCAACCTGTGCGTGCGCGCCTGCCGCGAGGTGCAGGTGAACGACGTCATCGGCATGGCCCACCGCGGCGCCGGCGCCAAGATCGTCTTCGACTTCGACGACCCCATGGGCGACAGCACCTGCGTGGCCTGCGGGGAATGCGTGCAGGCTTGCCCCACCGGCGCGCTCATGCCCGCGTCGCTGGTGGACGCGGACGGCGTGGACAAGCGCGAGGACCTCGCGGAGGTGCCCAGCGTCTGTCCCTACTGCGGCGTGGGCTGCCAGATCGACTACCGGGTCAAGGGCAATTCCATTGTCGCGGTGCGGGGACGCACCGGGCCGTCCAACCGCGGCCGGCTATGCGTCAAGGGGCGTTTCGGCTTCGACTACGTGACGCATCCGCACCGGCTGACGGCGCCGTTGATCCGCCGCGAGGACGCGCCCAAGGACGCGGCGGCGGATATCGATCCGGCCAACCCGTACACCCACTTCCGCGAGGCCTCCTGGGAGGAGGCCCTGGACGCGGCGGCCGCCGGGTTGCGGCAGGTCCGCGACCGGGACGGCGGCGACGCTTTGGCGGCCTACGGCTCGGCCAAGGGATCCAACGAGGAGGCCTACCTGGTGCAGAAGCTCGTGCGCACGGGTTTCGGCACCAACAACGTCGACCACTGCACCCGGCTATGCCACGCGTCCTCCGTGGCCGCGCTCATGGAAGGCATCGGCTCCGCCGCGGTGACCGCGCCCTTCACCGCCTGCGAGGAGTCGGACGTCGTCATCGTCATCGGCGCCAACCCCACCGAGAACCATCCGGTGGCGGCCACCTACTTCAAGCAGGCGGCCAAGCGCGGCGCCGAGCTGATCGTCATGGACCCTCGGGGCCAGGCCCTGCGGCGCCACGCCACCCGGATGCTCCAGTTCAAGCCCGGCACGGACGTGGCCCTGCTCAACGCACTGCTCAACGTCATCATCGGCGAAGGGCTCTACGACCGGGACTACGTGGCGGCCCACACGGAAGGCTTCGAAGAACTGAAGCGGCACGTGGCGGAGTTCACGCCCGAGGCCATGGCGGAGGTCTGCGGCATCGACGCCGGCACCGTGCGCGCGGTGGCCCGGCTCTACGCCGGCGCCGGGGCCGCCATCATCTTCTGGGGCATGGGCATCTCCCAGCACATCCACGGCACCGACAATGCCCGCTGCCTCATCGCGCTGGCGCTGGTCACCGGGCAGGTGGGACGGCCCGGCACCGGTCTCCATCCGCTGCGCGGCCAGAACAACGTCCAGGGGGCCTCCGATGCCGGCCTCATTCCCATGTTCTTTCCCGACTACCGCTCGGTGGAGCAAGAAGCGGTGCGGCGGCGTTTCGAGGAAGTCTGGAACACGGCGCTGGACCCGCAACGGGGCCTTACGGTGATGGAGATCGTGGACGCCGTGCACGCGGGCCGGATCAAGGGCATGTACATCATGGGCGAGAACCCGGCCATGTCCGACCCCGACGTGCGGCACGCGCGCGAGGCACTGGCCGGGCTCGAGCACCTGGTGGTTCAGGAGATATTCCTCACCGAGACGGCGTTCCACGCCGACGTGGTGCTGCCGGCCTCGGCCTGGCCCGAGAAGGACGGCACGGTCACCAACAGCAACCGCCAGGTGCAGATGGGGCGGGCCGCGCTGGAGCCGCCGGCCGGGGTACGCCAGGACTGGTGGATCATCCAGGAGATCGCGCGCCGCATGGGCCTCGACTGGAGCTACAGCGGTCCGGCGGACGTCTTCGCGGAGATGAAGCAGGTCATGCCGTCCCTCGACCACATCACCTGGGAGCGGGTGGAACGGGAAAGCTCCGTGACCTACCCGTGCCCGGCGCCGGATGAGCCCGGTTTGGATGTCGTGTTCGGCGACGGTTTCCCCACCGCCAGCGGACGCGGCAAGCTCGTGCCCGTGGACATCATCCCGCCCGACGAGCAGCCCGACGAGTCGTTCCCCATGATCCTCAGCACGGGCCGTCAACTGGAGCACTGGCACACCGGCGCCATTACCCGGCGCGCCAGCGTGCTCGACGAGCTCGAACCCGAGGCAGTGGCGAACCTTTCACCCGGGGAACTGCGCCGCCTCGGCGTGTCGCCGGGGGAGTTCGTCCGTGTATCCACCCGCCGCGGCGTCATCGACATCAAGGCGCGCGCCGACAGCGCCGTCCCCGACGGCTGCGTGTTCATCCCGTTCTGCTTTGCCGAGGCGGCTGTGAACCTGCTGACCAACCCGGCCCTGGACCCTTACGGAAAAATTCCGGAGTACAAGTTCTGCGCCGCGCGCGTGGAGCCGCTGTAG
- a CDS encoding NTP transferase domain-containing protein, producing MTGELDKVGSAIVLAGGKSSRMGRPKAMLSFGEEPLVKLVIRGLATLFPDIVLVAAHGQELPELPVTLVRDEVAYQGPVGGLCYGLRECRSAAAFVTSCDVPFLSLPLVSHLAARLPGHDVVVPHWEGRLQPLHAVYRRSVLPLLERQLERGELRPVFLFDKVRTLKVEEDEIRALDPDGWSFFNMNTPDDYERALARWRPATEVAARPAAGRCEVELFGVARLRARTGRVSVDLPESATLAHVWSALARKLPVLVGPVLTEAADGLTAGHVCNLNGRDFVRDGSRRVAPGDRVLLMSSDAGG from the coding sequence ATGACCGGTGAATTGGACAAGGTCGGTTCCGCCATCGTTCTGGCGGGCGGCAAGAGCAGTCGCATGGGCCGGCCCAAGGCCATGCTGTCCTTCGGGGAAGAGCCCTTGGTGAAGCTCGTGATCCGCGGGCTTGCGACCCTGTTCCCGGATATCGTGCTGGTGGCCGCGCACGGGCAGGAGTTGCCGGAACTCCCGGTAACGCTCGTGCGCGACGAGGTAGCGTATCAGGGGCCGGTGGGCGGCCTCTGCTACGGCCTCCGGGAGTGCCGGAGCGCGGCCGCCTTCGTGACCTCGTGCGACGTGCCGTTCCTCAGTCTTCCCTTGGTCTCGCACTTGGCCGCCCGGCTGCCGGGGCACGACGTGGTGGTGCCGCACTGGGAGGGGCGCCTCCAGCCGCTCCACGCGGTGTACCGGCGCTCGGTGCTGCCGTTGCTGGAGCGGCAACTCGAGCGCGGCGAGCTGCGCCCGGTCTTCCTCTTCGACAAGGTGCGCACCCTGAAGGTGGAGGAGGACGAGATCCGCGCCTTGGATCCGGACGGTTGGAGCTTCTTCAACATGAACACTCCGGACGACTACGAGCGCGCCTTGGCGCGCTGGCGGCCGGCCACGGAGGTCGCGGCGCGTCCCGCCGCCGGCCGATGCGAGGTGGAGCTGTTCGGGGTCGCGCGCCTGCGCGCCCGCACCGGCCGTGTGTCCGTGGACCTCCCCGAATCGGCCACCCTGGCCCACGTGTGGTCCGCGCTGGCGCGGAAGCTGCCCGTGCTGGTGGGTCCGGTCCTGACCGAGGCGGCGGACGGCCTCACCGCCGGCCACGTGTGCAACCTCAACGGCCGCGACTTCGTGCGCGACGGCAGCCGCCGGGTGGCGCCGGGCGACCGCGTGCTGCTCATGTCCAGCGACGCCGGAGGATGA
- a CDS encoding NAD(P)H-dependent oxidoreductase subunit E has protein sequence MAETHEPPRWRRHPGAGRRGGRNRPRGRQIDPDALEQVRALLRDRPRRRDLLIEFLHAIQDRYHVLSGSHLAALADEMRLALAEVYEVATFYAHFDVDRDGSAPPADPTVRVCDGVVCEMMGSQGLLADLPRALGDGARVLPAPCMGGCDRAPVARVGRRYVESANVDSVTALVRGGETEPVIPAYKACDAYVAEGGYTLLKECLDGTRSREHVVEQVTVSGLQGLGGAGFPTGRKWQIVRGYPGPRLMTVNADEGEPGTFKDRYFMEGDPHRFLEGLLVAAWAVEAETAYIYLRDEYAEVREILSRELPRLREAGMAAHVELVLRRGAGAYICGEESAMIESIEGKRGLPRHRPPYVAETGLFGRPTLVQNVETLYWVRDILEKGPEWYTAQGRNGGAGLHAWSVSGRVAQPGVKIAPAGITARELIDEHCGGMASGHRFKGYLPGGASGGLLPASMADIPLKFGPLDEQGCFVGSHGVVVLSDQDEVKAVVRNLMRFFKHESCGQCTPCRVGTEKAVALMERPSWDEPLLEALGAAMADASICGLGQAAPNSVRCAYRYFGEDLS, from the coding sequence ATGGCCGAAACGCACGAGCCGCCGCGGTGGCGCAGGCACCCGGGTGCCGGCCGGAGGGGAGGGCGGAACCGTCCGAGAGGACGCCAGATCGATCCGGACGCGCTGGAGCAGGTGCGCGCGTTGCTAAGGGACCGGCCGCGGCGGCGGGACCTCCTGATCGAGTTCCTGCACGCGATTCAGGACCGCTACCATGTCCTGTCCGGCTCCCATCTTGCGGCGCTGGCGGATGAGATGCGTCTGGCCTTGGCCGAAGTCTACGAGGTGGCGACCTTCTATGCGCATTTCGACGTGGACCGGGACGGTTCGGCGCCGCCGGCGGATCCGACCGTGCGCGTGTGCGACGGTGTCGTGTGCGAGATGATGGGTTCGCAAGGGCTCCTGGCCGACCTGCCGCGGGCGCTCGGCGACGGCGCGCGCGTGCTGCCGGCACCGTGCATGGGCGGCTGCGACCGCGCGCCCGTGGCGCGGGTGGGGCGGCGCTACGTGGAGAGCGCGAACGTGGACTCGGTGACGGCCTTGGTCCGGGGTGGGGAGACGGAACCGGTGATACCGGCCTACAAGGCCTGCGACGCATACGTTGCGGAGGGCGGCTATACGCTCCTGAAGGAGTGCCTCGACGGCACACGGAGCCGTGAACACGTTGTGGAGCAGGTGACGGTTTCGGGCCTCCAGGGTCTCGGCGGCGCGGGCTTTCCCACCGGGCGCAAGTGGCAGATCGTGCGCGGCTATCCCGGCCCGCGGCTCATGACCGTGAACGCGGACGAGGGCGAGCCCGGCACGTTCAAGGACCGTTATTTCATGGAGGGCGACCCGCACCGGTTCCTGGAGGGCCTGTTGGTCGCCGCCTGGGCGGTGGAAGCGGAAACGGCCTACATCTACCTGCGGGACGAATACGCCGAGGTCAGGGAAATCCTGTCTCGGGAGCTGCCCCGGCTCCGGGAAGCGGGGATGGCCGCGCACGTGGAGTTGGTCCTGCGCCGGGGCGCCGGCGCCTACATCTGCGGCGAAGAGTCGGCCATGATCGAGAGCATCGAGGGCAAGCGTGGCCTGCCGCGGCACCGGCCGCCGTACGTGGCCGAGACGGGGCTGTTCGGCCGTCCGACGCTGGTGCAGAACGTCGAGACCCTGTACTGGGTCCGGGACATCCTGGAGAAGGGGCCGGAGTGGTACACCGCCCAGGGCCGCAACGGCGGCGCCGGCCTCCACGCCTGGTCGGTGTCGGGCCGGGTGGCGCAACCGGGCGTGAAGATCGCCCCCGCCGGCATCACCGCGCGCGAGCTGATCGACGAGCACTGCGGCGGCATGGCTTCCGGTCACCGCTTCAAGGGCTACCTCCCCGGCGGCGCCTCGGGCGGCCTGCTGCCCGCCTCCATGGCCGACATCCCGCTCAAGTTCGGCCCTCTGGACGAACAGGGTTGCTTCGTCGGCTCCCACGGCGTGGTGGTGCTGAGCGACCAGGATGAGGTGAAAGCCGTGGTGCGCAACCTCATGCGCTTCTTCAAGCACGAGAGCTGCGGCCAGTGCACGCCCTGCCGCGTGGGCACGGAGAAGGCGGTGGCGCTGATGGAGCGGCCGTCGTGGGACGAGCCCTTGCTGGAGGCCCTGGGCGCCGCCATGGCCGACGCCTCCATCTGCGGCCTCGGACAGGCGGCGCCCAACTCGGTGCGCTGCGCCTACCGCTACTTCGGGGAGGATCTGTCGTGA